In Cyanobacteriota bacterium, the following proteins share a genomic window:
- a CDS encoding nucleoside:proton symporter, producing MTYLNLISFVGIFGLCVVAWIFSEHRKFVPWRVIIGGILLQLLLGFFVFRFPPTRQALIGFSELLDSVFLAADTGANFVFGKNLVPLPTRPADVNLGYIFAFRALPAVVFFSALMALLDNLGIIRAVTAVFAKIFYATMRLSGAEALSGAANIFVGIEAAIAVKPFIPKMTRSEICAILACCFGTAASSTLAIYVGFLKDVLPSILGHLVSASIMAIPACFVLSKILVPEVETPVTAGGIPIEEPVSVTPVEDKDEQAPTETVGGEPIERVSPLDAAILGALDGVKMAVSIAAVLILIVGLVSLINQLFAGLAGLQNSDIGILQAIGSFFSVVTLANIEGVLFYPLTLLTGVSLQESWEAAVIIGRRLTETAIPPYQALAAAGARPDNPLSSRTVLIVSYALSGFAHIASVGIFVGGTIALAPSRRKDISALGWKALFAGTLATLMIACIAGFYDNGDPSILGTKEPAPAVSPSPTAPASPGMSPSSPAASPTGAASPSP from the coding sequence ATGACATATCTCAATCTGATTTCTTTTGTTGGTATTTTTGGTCTTTGCGTTGTTGCGTGGATCTTTTCAGAACATCGTAAATTTGTACCTTGGCGTGTAATCATTGGCGGCATTCTCTTGCAGCTTTTACTGGGCTTCTTTGTGTTCCGGTTTCCACCCACTCGACAGGCTCTGATAGGGTTCAGTGAGCTTTTGGATAGTGTGTTTTTGGCGGCTGATACTGGGGCCAATTTTGTGTTTGGTAAAAATCTTGTGCCCTTACCAACCCGTCCTGCTGATGTCAATTTGGGTTACATCTTTGCGTTTCGGGCATTACCAGCCGTGGTTTTCTTTTCAGCATTGATGGCGTTGTTAGATAATCTGGGGATTATCCGTGCTGTGACGGCGGTATTTGCCAAGATTTTTTATGCAACTATGCGGCTGAGTGGTGCAGAGGCTTTGAGTGGCGCAGCTAATATATTTGTGGGCATTGAGGCTGCGATCGCCGTCAAGCCCTTCATCCCCAAAATGACCCGCAGTGAGATTTGTGCTATCTTAGCCTGCTGCTTTGGCACCGCAGCCTCCTCCACTCTGGCCATTTATGTTGGTTTCCTCAAGGATGTCTTACCGAGTATCCTGGGACACTTAGTATCTGCATCGATTATGGCTATTCCGGCCTGTTTCGTTCTATCCAAAATTTTGGTGCCTGAGGTGGAAACGCCCGTCACAGCAGGCGGCATTCCTATAGAAGAGCCAGTCAGTGTGACACCTGTTGAAGATAAGGACGAGCAAGCTCCTACCGAGACCGTTGGTGGTGAGCCGATCGAGCGAGTTAGTCCCTTGGATGCAGCCATTTTAGGAGCGCTAGATGGGGTGAAAATGGCGGTATCGATCGCGGCGGTGCTAATTTTAATTGTTGGCTTAGTATCTTTAATTAACCAACTGTTTGCTGGGTTAGCAGGCTTACAAAACTCTGACATCGGCATCCTACAGGCGATCGGCTCCTTCTTTAGTGTCGTTACCCTTGCCAATATTGAAGGCGTTTTGTTTTATCCACTGACCTTGTTGACGGGTGTGTCTCTCCAGGAGTCTTGGGAAGCAGCAGTGATTATTGGTCGTCGCTTGACCGAGACGGCAATCCCGCCGTACCAAGCGTTGGCAGCAGCGGGTGCTAGGCCAGACAATCCCCTGAGTTCCCGCACGGTGCTGATTGTCAGCTATGCATTATCTGGGTTTGCTCACATTGCCTCGGTAGGGATCTTTGTAGGAGGCACGATCGCCCTTGCCCCTTCCCGCCGCAAAGATATTTCCGCCCTAGGCTGGAAAGCTCTGTTTGCAGGTACCCTAGCAACTCTGATGATTGCTTGTATTGCTGGTTTCTATGACAACGGAGATCCTAGCATCCTGGGAACCAAGGAACCTGCTCCAGCAGTCTCTCCTTCCCCCACTGCTCCGGCCTCTCCTGGAATGTCTCCCAGTTCGCCCGCTGCTTCTCCCACAGGAGCAGCTAGTCCTTCTCCATAA
- a CDS encoding SAM-dependent methyltransferase — translation KATFLQECWRVLKPDGVFLMATWCHRPVMSADRQTATPLTPDELQHLARIYKVYCLPYVISLAEYVAIAQDIGFHHIRTDDWSTAVAPFWQVVITTAMTPRALWGLVRSGWDTIRAALSLRLMHRGYQRGLIRYGLLCATK, via the coding sequence ATAAGGCTACATTTCTACAGGAATGTTGGCGAGTACTGAAACCTGACGGTGTATTCCTAATGGCAACTTGGTGTCATCGTCCTGTGATGAGTGCTGATCGGCAAACAGCTACTCCCCTGACACCCGATGAGTTACAACATCTTGCCCGCATCTACAAGGTCTACTGTTTGCCCTACGTGATTTCCCTAGCCGAGTATGTAGCGATCGCCCAGGACATTGGCTTTCATCACATTCGCACAGATGATTGGTCTACAGCAGTGGCTCCCTTCTGGCAAGTAGTGATCACTACGGCCATGACTCCTCGCGCTCTATGGGGCTTAGTGCGATCGGGTTGGGACACCATACGAGCAGCACTATCCCTGAGGCTGATGCACCGTGGTTATCAACGTGGATTGATTCGCTATGGGCTACTGTGTGCCACTAAATAG